DNA from Solanum stenotomum isolate F172 chromosome 3, ASM1918654v1, whole genome shotgun sequence:
ATAATGGAAAAGAAACGAGCCCAGTGgcaagaaagaaaagagatgaaaggaagaaaaaagaggaagaaaagaaaaagatgccCGGTGATCGGAAGGATCACCGGAGGAAGATAGTGAAAACTAGGCTATATCATGTCCTCGGGAGTTGTGCCTGGGAGCTTTTTTAtggaaaagatatttttttcccGTAATGCCTGTATACCTCTTTTCAATCATTTTATTAGCTGTGATAAATGTGTGATAGTCTAATGATAAGAGCTGTCCACCTCCAACCATGACAAGGGGGGAAATGTAGGGAAGTTTACAATAAAAACAGTTGCAGGTGATTTTATTGAACTGAAATTGACTGTATATGTGACTCGTAATAGACTGCCCTTAGATTTCAGTGTTTCTATTCACAATATAGTGCAACTCCAGAACAATTCAGACAGCAATTCGAGAGAATATCTTCCCTGCTTTTGGAACAAAATGCACCAAATCACAATAACATGATTTCTTCTTAGCCTAAATGTAAGACACGATATTAAACAGTCAGCCAAAAGTACCTTAGCACTGATTTGATCAGTTaccataaataaatatttcaattacgAATATTGCATAAAGTCAATATCATTTCCTCTCTTCTAGTCTAGAAGGATAAAAGACACACCTAGTTCACTCAAAACATATTCTTTTATTGTGAATGCTACTACGTAACATGACTTCACCATTATGAAGTGTGTTTGGCATCAACTTACTTACTCCACCCAAATAGGATTGAAAGACGAAGATGAATTTGCTTCTGAATGATAAGAACAAAAGGcattcaacaacaacatacccaatgaaatCCCACACTATAGGGTCTGGTGAGGGTCTAGTGTACGTAcaccttacctctacctcatggatgtagagaggttgtttccgaaagaccctcagctcaagtaacACACACCAAAGCAGTTTGAAATAGGAGAAATAGCAGTCATACCTCAGGATTCAAATCATTAACCTTCTCAATTGCATCCTCTACATTACCAGCCTGTACTGCCTTTTTAACCGCCATTCGATCAGTGATAGTAGCAAGATCTATATCAGCTATTCATTCATAAGGAGAAGCATGTAGATGTACATATGAAATGATACAAATTcgtataataatatgaaatgaGCAACCAAGAAGATCACAGAAGGATACGATCTGTTCCAGATTCCTTTCTGAACTTTTCAGCTGCTTCAACATAACCCTCTGTGACCAAAAAGTTCATCACTAACTTATTCatatcttcttttctaatttttacATCATTGAGCTTTTTCTCCCACTCTTCTCTTGTGATTACTTTCTTTGATGTTGCCTGCAAAGGGGAAAagggaaagaaataaaaatagataaatgtATCGCTGCGCCATCTGAAACCTGTAAGTTTGGTGGTAGCAAAATCTTATATGAGCCATGAATGAAACAATTATTAACAAGTTAAGCCATATGCAGCTTTTGGCAAGCCATTCAAAAGTAAGAATCTCACTCATATACATAATtggaccaaaactcaacttaataGGACTTATCACTACCATATCCAATAGTATCAAGTACATTCCACATCTCACCAATTTGTTTTAAGCACCATTGCAGACTATGCACACTGGTCTTAAAACCTTTTTAAGATCATGGCTCGCTGTTCCAGAAGAATGgtctacaacaacaacatactcaatgtaaccccacaagtggggtctcgGGAGGGTAGTATGCtgccttacccctaccttgtgaaggtagagagtttgattccgatagaccctcggcaAAGGTAAAGCATATCAAAAACAGTATGAAGGAAATAAAGTAGTGAAGAATCCAAGTAGAAAATAGTAGAAACAAGAACAGTAGCACAAACAAATAATATGGTAACCGAAGCACAGGAAACAACTGGTAATAATATAAGATAGTAGGagagtaatagtaataatactAATACGAGAAACTAGACAACACTCGGTTTACCTACTAACATTCTACCCTAATCCCCGTCCTTCATATCTTCCTATCTAGGGTCATCTCCTAAGTGAGTTGCAAGTGTGTCATGTCCTGCCTAATCACCTCTCCCTGATACTTCTTCATCCTACCTCTACCTCTTCTCAGCCCCACCATAGCCAACTGCTCACACCTCCTAGCTGGGACATCTATGTatctcctcttcacatgttTTAACCATCTCAGTCTCTCCTCCCTCATTTTGTCCACCATGGAGGTCACTCTCACCGTCCCAAATATCTTCATTCTTACTCATATCTCTCCTAATATCCCCACACATCCCTCTCAGCATCCAGAAGAATGGCATGAATGCATATATAATTAGAAAGGTCAGTTGAAATGGAGAAATGTTACTAAATGTTATACCATAGGAAGACACTtaccaaaatgaaaaaaagttatGGACAGCAATTGTAAGAccaactatattacaagagagtGAATAGTAACCTTTAAAGGTCCAATACATCCACAAGATGAGTGTCGCATAGACACGGATGCCAAACTGGATGTACGGTCATACAAAATGGTCCAATATAAGGTACAAGTAGCAACACATGGAGGATAGATAGAGAACAAAGTCGCTTGAGACAGTTTCCTCATGTTCCATTTCGACCTTCTGATGCACCAATCCATAAGTGTGAAATCATGGTGATCGAAGGGGTTAAAAAGGAGACAAACTAAATTAACATGGAAGAAAGTTGTTTTGAAAAAcctataatttcttaaaatccATCTatacttaatgaaaaaaaagcataatagaagaaaaaagatcTATATAGTTGTTACGAACTAGTTGGAGTTAAGGTTTAGTCAGGTTGGTATGCTTTACTTTTAGGAGTTCCACAACAAAGTGTTGtgtcctttcttttcttttatgtgATAGAAAACGCATAAAAAGGCATAGACATAATTTCAGATCCATGTCCTTGTTCATAAACCTACTGTCCCATTATACCTAATGAAATTccaaagtggggtctggggagggtagagagTATGCAAACCTTACCCTACTTGTGGAGGCAGAGAggtgttaagaaaaaaaagaaaaggcgATAAAGAAAATATAGCAACCAATAAAGAAAGCAGTACAGAGCATTCAGAAAaggaacaataacaacaatgaaATAATAGTATGATAACCAAAACACAATAAACATCATATGATGCTAGATATCAAAGGTAAGAAAGTACAAAAATAAGGCTAATACTGTGACAAAAACCACTAAAAAATAAGGCTAATACTGTGACAAAAACCACTAAGCCCAAACCCATTACACAcgaatcaatcaatcaatcaactatgccTCAACCCTAAATTAGTCTGAGTAAGTAATGTGAATGAAGCTAACAACTATTTTTATGTCTCAATAAACCTAATACAACCCTTGACGTTTCTTCGTGTCCGATACCAGCAATTTTTTGCTTAACTTATAtaattccaaaaacaaaaagaccTAATTGACAGGGAAAAATCGAATCACAAAAAGAACAGTACGGTACCGTGTCTTCTAATTCAGCTAAATCGCTAATCATAATCCAGTACGACGACATGGGTACTAAAAACTAGCCTTGAGTCCTTTTCCGGTTTCGATTTTGCCGTCTCCGAGAGGAAATAAGCTGACTAAATTAACCGAGAGGGGATAGAATACAAAATGTTCTTAAgtactaatttttttctaataatgtgAGTAAATATGTTTCAGGTGGAATAGGATTCCATGTTTAGATTGGTCTTTAATAACTTGTCTATTAAAACTAGGAGCTTGTTTGGGCAAGCGGCTAAAAATTGgttatttttagaaatacttTCAATAAACAGTTTTTGAGAAAAGTGCTTTTGACAAAAACTAATTTATATTTGGTTAATTCATTTGGAAAGTGCTTTTACTAAGAAGATTTTGCTTGtctaatcttttttaaaatgtgcttaagaaagtcaaattaagaaaaagatcATGTATCAATGCACTTTAAATataaagattattttatagagaaattattttaaatatctattataaattttaattaaatttttattttttgtttaattaaaaagtacatattacaaattttcaatcaatattatgcATAGATAAATCAAAGAAACtattaaatattgatataatattaacatgatgatttaaatataataaaaacacCAAGCAAAATACAACTAACCTCAACACAACTAGTTCCAACATAACTAATCCCATCCTAACTTGTCTTCAAACAATAAGAGTGAAATCATTAGTAATTAAAGGGGTTAAAGAGGGGATAATCTAAAACTAAATTTACATGGAAGAAAGTTGTTTTGAAAGAcctataatttcttaaaatccATACATACTTACTAACAAAAGAGCATAATAGAAGAAAAAGGATCTATATAGTTGATACTAACCAGTTGGAGCTGAGGTTTAGCCAGGTTGGTATGCTTTACTTTTAGGAGTTCGGGACTAGAAGTAAACAAAGAGTGATAGAAACTAACAAAGTGTTgtgtcttttcttttcttttatggtTCCAGCAAATAGAAGGAGATCAACAACAAAATATTAGATTGATAAGGGTCTAAGGTGATCAAGGAGTCTCCTAATCTAGTTAGAAATTAGAGACCCTAAGTTATAGAATATTAGATTAAGACGGTTCTAAACAATGTTGCTAatactcttcaaaaatattgacGGGCGAGTGTCGGATCTTTCAAAAATAGTGCAGTTTTGGAGGATTCGACACGGATgcggcaacatttttggagagttcGAGCAACATAAGTTCTAAATATAACAACTTGGTCAATAAGGCTCCATACAACTAGCTTGGGAGTGAGGCCAAAcaatatttgttgttgttgtttcagTAGTAGTATCATGAACTTTCTATATATCCTAGAATCTTGTATATGCACATACTAATATCTAAGTACAACTTAATCATGTAGCTTCTACAAACCATAAATCCCAGAAAAAGGCATTAACATAATTTCAGATCCATGTCCTTGATCATAAACCTACTGTCCTGTTacacacaacaacaaaaacaacatccCCTACCTCGTGgaagtagagaggttgtttccgaagAAACTTCGGCTCAAGTACAGCAAATCAAGTAGTTATGAACCGTGATAACATCATGGCAGTGAAGAAAACATAGCAACTAATAGTCCAAAGCATTCAGAAAaggaacaataacaacaaaataacagTGTGATAAccaaaaaagaataaacaacaTTTGATGGTAGATTCAAAAATAAGAACTACAATAATAAGGCTAATAGTACAACATACACCACCAAGCCTAAACCCATTACACACAGGGGCGGATCTACGTGGACTTcagggggttcacccgaacccctgAATCGACAAACTCCTGaatcgaaaaattatattgtgcaTGTAGGACCAAATCTGTATTATATGtctatatatttaatattgaaCCCCTCAACACAAGTAAATGGCTTGGTTCAGCGGCTATAGGGGTCCAAAAACTAGTAGGCGTGAGGGTTCGAATCCAGCTAGCAACATTTTTCAATGTTTAAGCTTGAAATCTGGTACAACTTATTTGTCAACACTATTTagcttcctttttttttgaaCCTCCTCAACGGaaatcctggctccgccactgattACACAcgaatcaatcaatcaatcaactatgccTCAATCCTAAATTAGTCCAAGTAAGAAATATGAATGAAGCTAACAACTATTTCTATATCTCACTAAACATAATGCAAATCCAGACAATTCTTCGCGTCCGATACCAGCACCAGCAATAAAATAGATAGAAGGCACTTAACGATTCTTCGCGCCCTATACCAGCAATAAACTAGAAGGATAAGGCTAATCCTACAACAGATACCAACAAGCCTAAAACCGTTACACAcgaatcaatcaatcaactacgcCTCAATCCTAAATTAGTCCAAGTAAAGCAATACGAATGAAGCTAACAACTATTTCTGTATCTCACTAAACCCAATGCAACCCTTGCCGTTTCTTCGCACAATTTTTGCTGAACTAACAcaattccaaaaacaaaaaaacctaattgaagaggaaaaaaaaaacgaatCATGAAAAAGAGAAGTACAGTACCATGGCTTCGATTTCAGCTAATTCGCGAATCACAATCCAGAACAATGACATCAGTATTCAAAACTACGCCTTGAGACCCATTAAAACAACCGGAGCAGTCGTCGGAGTTCCTTTTTCCGGCTCCGATTTCGCCGTCTCCCTAGAGgaaataaagttgaataaattaACCGGGAGGGGGAATTGAATACAGAATGTTCTGAAgtagtaatttatttatttttatagcaATGtgagtaaatatatattttaggtGAAATACGATTCCATGTTTTTgccctttttttttagttactTGGCTATTTAGACTAGACACGATTTGGTATGATGGATAAACCTGAGATAATTATTCGATAAGTTTTTAATAACGTgtatattgttagtttaaatataatatttattttgtatgctAACgttaaaatcattaataaataatgtgaaaagttttattttgcataaagtGTGATCGCGTTATgaccttaattttttattatttgattattatattttaacttttattgaTACTCTATCATATTTCTCTGATAGATTTATCCTTCAAACTAAAGAGATAGTTACGTTTTAGTGCGGCTCATAcaattactttacaagtttaCATAAGTTAGCTAAGCTTTTTTTAATGCTTATCTAAATTGATCCCAACAATGGAGCTTAAGAGTCTAAAAGGTTGTCATGTCCCGATctccataaaattcaaattcggAGTCAAATGATAGATCTTGATGAGACGAATTCAATGCGGTTCCAAAATTTCATCTCAACTCCAGGAAAgcacaaattatatatgtgaCTACAGTATCGAAATTTCAAGAGCAAAGTGTcattttcaatatatttctCAATCAAATTCTGTTGTGATTCACGATGTCTTACCTATTGGGTGTGATAGGCTATCACTAGATCCATCTCTCCATTGATTTTCTctccacaaatttcaaaagattcCATTTTGCAgtttgagagaaatcaactGGCAAAGTTTGACAAAATCTTATTTTGTATAATAGTGTATCAAATAGTAGTATACTATATATGGGTGTATAAATACCTTTTATAATTTCATATAATCTTATATTATAAAGTATAATATTgtattattaagtttttttcctttctaaatatgtaaaaaggaaatatgaaaaaattgtatattGTTTTATACTAgatgtatattattttataccGAATTGTGTTTTGAGCTAAAGATTTGTAATGTAAGTTTTGACTATATTTTTGTAATGTAAGTTAGGTAATTGtacttttatgatttttttttggcaaaaggCATAAATTGCCCCCTAAACGTATACCCAAAAGTCATTTACACACTTTAACTAATGGggtgacctattacacaccttaagtacataaaagtatatttatttccCCCTTCCGTCACCCAACCCAGGACATTATGCTTAGAGTGAAAGCCACTCGCCTCCTAGTTAAGCCACGTAATAAAAGACCCCAATCCGATTCATTTGACCCAAACCCGTTTCTTTTAACCCAAACCCGATTCTtttcacccaaatccattttattttaccctAGTCCATTTATTTCACCCACCCGTTTCCTTTCTCTAAGAACACCAAAACCTAATCGAAAAAATTCATCTGTAAATCCTAATTTTAGCTAAAGATTTCTTCGATTTTGTGGTGTTTTTGAAGCATCCTTGTAGTTATATTTGAAGAACATTGTCGATCGAGGCGTTCATTGTTTGGTGGAAGCAAATCGGTGGTTACTAGGGTTTGGTGGGTACAATCGAGGCATTCATCGTTCATAATTTGTTGTCGTCTCCATATCTGAAAGGTCAATCAAACATTTCTAGGGTTACTTCatagttcatactttttagcTTAGGGTTATTtcgtctttatttttttttcaagtttactGTATGTCGTCTTTCATTCACATGATTCCCcgttgttgttgtatatgtttTGTCGTTGTTGTTGAGGGTTAACTGATAACATTATTTTCAGGTTAAAATGTCTTTTGAATGGATTACTTTGAGATTTTACCACGGTGGTGTTATTAAGATTGGAAAAAAAGAATACAATGGAAAACCATATCATGGTGGAGAAGTTTATGAGTTTTTAGATATTGATATAGATAGGTTATCTTATTTTGAATTGAGGAATTGTCTGAAAGAGTTGGGGTATGAACCTGGACAATGTGTGTTGTATGTGAAACTTCCTAGAAGTACTGCTATGTTAGAAATCAAATCTAACTATGATACTGCTTTAATTGTTGAGTGTTTGAGTCATGGAGATATTTTGGACTGTTTTGTGTGTCACTTTGTTGTTGATCCTGTTTTGGTCCCACCTTTATTGGAATATGGGGAAAGTGGAGTAGGTGAGGGAGCATCTCAAAACAGTGGGCCTAATGCATCTTTTGATGCTGAATTAGAACCAACATATGAGGCCCAAGAAAATGCCTTAAACCCTGCCTCAAACCCTGCCCCTGCTTATGCCCCTGCCCCTATCCATCCTTTTACTGATCCAACTCTTGACCATGTTCATCTTTCCTCTGATCCAATTTCTGACCCTGTCCATCCTTCTAATGAACAAGATTCAGATAGAGAATCATtgaatggggggggggggatttaaTGGGAATGATGTAGATGATGAACTAAGAAGTTTTAGGGAGAAAATGAgtaaaagaaagagaaggaaaaggGGAGAAAGAGCTCCATTGCTTGATCATGTCAAGTTaggaacagaaaaaaaaaaagggccaAATGCTGGGTATGATGAATCTACAGGTGGTAATAGAAACAACTTAGAAGGCAAGTTAGCTAGTGATGAGCATTATTTTCCCTCAGATGAAGCTACCAGTTTTGAAATAGATCCAGATGCTTTCAGTGATAATGAAGAAGAGGTTCAACAGAGAGAGAGAGTTAAGccaaaaaggagaaagaagatGAATAGAGTTGTATTTGATGCATCTTCTCAGAAAGTAGTGTAGGAATTGGGTCTTGTATTTGAAAGTGTTAATGAGTTTAGATCTGTTGTTACCAAATATGTTGTTGCTGAACATGTTGCAATTGAAATGTATATTAATGAACCAACAAGGATAAGGGTTAGGTGTACAGTTGGTTGTCCTTGGGTTTTATTTGCTAGCTTTGATTCTAGGACAGATAATTTTGTTGTAAAGACATACAATCCAGTTCACAAATATGATCCTACTAATAGGAATAAGCTTTGTAATAGCAAGTTCTTATTTAATCACTACAGTGAAAGGATAAAGAACAACCTGACATTAGAATCTTTGAGTTTCAAGGGcttattaaaaaagaattagattTATATGTTGGAAGAACAGTGTGTAGGAGAGCAAGAAACAAAGTATTACAGGAGTTAATGGGTGACTATGTTCTTGAGTTTGGGAGGATTTTGGACTACAAAGATGAGTTGCTAAGAACTAATCCAGATAGTACATGTGTAGTCAAGCTTCATGAAGAAAcatttgaaaaaggtagaaaaaTGTTTCAAAGCTTCTACATATGTTTTGATGCAATGAAGAAGTCCTTCTTGGCTGGTTGTAGGAGGTGCATTGGTTTGGATGGTTGTTTTCTAAAGGGAGCATCTAAAAGTCAATTATTGGTTGTTGTTTGTAAAGATGGGAACAATCAAATGCTACCACTGGCTTGGGCAGtagttgaagttgaaaataagtTTACTTGGGCATGGTTTGTCAAACTTCTAAAGGAAGATCTTCAGTTGGGAGATGGTACAGACCTCACAATCATATCAGATATGCAAAAGGTTAGAacatttattgatttttttgatttatttcatGTCTTGAATgccatttatttataaatatcttAGTTTCTTAGTTTTATGTCTTGAATTTTCTTATAGGGTCTTGAAATTGCCATAACTGATCATTTGCCAAATGTTGAGCATAGAATGTGTGCTAGACATATCCTTGCTAACTGGTCAAAGAGATGGAGAGGTCTTGAGAGAAAGAAATGTTTCTGGAGGTGTGCAAGGTCTACTTTTGAGGCTGAGTTAAAAGATAACATTAGTTATATGAAAAGGTTGGGCAATAATATAGTTGATCACTTGTTGTATTATAATCCTGAAAGATGGAGCAAGTTTTACTTCAATTTTACCTCAAAATGTGATGTTGTAGACAATAACATGGCTGAATGTTTCAATTCATGGATATTAGCAGCAAGGCATAAGACTATAATTACAATGCTTGAAGAAATTAgggtgaaaatgatgaaaagaatAGGACATATGAGAGAGTTTTGCAATACTTGGATATGCGACATTTCTCCAATGGCAATGAAGGTTCTACAAGATAACACAACTAAGTCTATGAAATGCAGCATTGAATGGAATTCAGATACAGGGTATAAGGTACTTCATGGACCATACAGACATGTAGTTGATATTCAAAGACAAATATGTAGCTGTAGAGCATGGATGTTGAAAGGCATACCATGTCCTCATGCAATAGCTGCTCTTCACCATAGGAAATTGGACCCAATCAACTACATTTCTCATTGGTATAATAGAGAAACATACATGAAGACATACAACTACTTCATTCAGCCAGTTATGAATCTGAAATGTGGCCAGAATCACAAAACATCTCAGTGATACCACCTCCTGTTAGGAAGATGCCAGGAAGGCCTggcaagaaaaggaagaaagagcAAGGTGAAACCAGTAAAACTGTAAATTATCCAAAAGAGGGATTGAGATGTCATGCAACACTTGTCATACCAAGGGCCACAATAAAAGAAAGTGTCCTCTTGGTGCACCTGCTTCTGAGACAAGCTTTACTGCTGGACCAAGTTCAAGACCTGCTGCTGGACCAAGTTCAAGACCTCCTTCTGGCCCTGCTGCACCAAGTTCAAGACCTCCTTCTGGTCCTGCTGCTGCACCAACATCAACACAAACTGTTATCCCTGCTGCTGCACCAACATCAACACAAATTGCTGGCCCAAGAGCAACACCTAATGCTCCAACTGAAAGAAGAAGGGGTAGACCAAAGGGTTCAACAGAAAAGGTGATATAGTTTCCTTTATTTACTTCAtgtataagttttaaataagttGCTTTActgaatattttgttatttttagggTAGTGTTGCTAGCAGAACAAGAATTGTTGGAATTGGTGCACTACACACACAAAGTGGTGCTACTATTATTAATGTAAGTTCCCTATTTCTATACttaaatatcatttattattttttctttaatcacagattaagattatttatattcatttgAACAGCCTGGAATGCCTAGTGAAAGATTTAGAAATGTGAAGTCTTCAGCAGTTGTCACTGGAGATCTTGGACATAAACCACCATGTGGTGTGAAATGGAAGGGAAAACAAGCTATGACCTCAAGCCAATTTGAAGAGATGAGGGGAAGAAAACAAATGGAGACTAGGTCTAAGGCAGCACATTTGAGCCTAGAGAGCTTTAATGCAATCTAACTTGTTTTGGTAGATTTTTGTTGGTAATGCAATGTAGACATTTGTTTTGTTGGGTGATAGACAATGCAATGCACTTTATCCCTATTTAGTACCCTTATATTTAAGACAATGAATTGCAGTTGTAACTGCATTTTGATTTGTGGTGTTTGATTATGTAACTGCTTTGACATATATTAACTtctattttgattaatgattatgCAGTTATGAATGTCTGTTTATGTAACAATATTGCTTCTCTTTTAGTGATGGTTTCTGTGTTTATGGAGGGCAATAAGTGACTACTTAAGCAGTGGCTACACAAACGTATAGTTTAGACAGTTGAGCAGATAGTTGTACACACTAAATATATAGTTTATGAccaaatacaaaatcaaatactTGCAACAATAAATGAGACAAATTAAGCTAAGGAAAGCTTTGTAAATTCTTTTCATTACACAAAAGCCTTACAAGTTCAACACAATATTGCAAATTTTTGGTACAATAAGAGATCATGACAATTTCCTTGAATGTCCTTCTCCTTTCAGAAACAATACTCTTTGAAATACTAAACTTACACCTAAAATACAAACACACAACAGAGCAATCCAAAGTTGTTTCTCCCTTTTCTTGGACTTGGCCAAtttgtttttccatttcttttcaactgctttcatcttcttcaaatcATCATCAAAATTGTCCATTTTTGACTCCTTCTTGTTCATATCTATTTTGCTTTCCATGGATTTGGTCGACTTAGTAGGCTTGTTGATTTCCTTATCCGAAGTTTCAACTTTTCGAGAAGATTCAACACTATGTTCAAGCTCCGCAATTCTTCCCAACAACTTGGGAATCACAAATTTGGATCTTGGATCAATATAATCATCTTTCCAAAGCCAAAAATCGCATGATCTAGCATTCTTAAAAAACAAAACGAATCATTCTATGGCTCTTGAAACAACAAAACGAATTATTCAACTCTTAAAAAAGATTAACTTACCCCATAGTAAGGACAACCCCAATATCTTCTACTAGGATTTCTCGGGGTCCAAGAGGTCAGCAAAGGCAAAACAAATCCGTGTTTGCATCGCACCTCTTCCAATTCATGATCTTCCTCTTGTAAACAGAGCCTAGTCAAGCTTATTCGAGCCATTGTAGCACCTTAATAAGAATTACCGCGAATCAaacaactaaaaattcaaaatacgaaatagatagaaacaaatcaaaatgaaaaagagagaaatgaatcaaaatggaaaagagatgaatgaataataatgaaaaagagtTACCTTTGATTCAAAAGAAGGAATTTTGAACTATGTTTGAATTTAGGGTTCTTGATTCAGatttttgggtgaaaatttaGGGTTTTTGTTCATTAGGGTCGGGTGGGTGGGTTATATGAAGGGAATGGGAATATAACCGTTGGgttagattttttaattaaaaaaataaataaaaatgactttattaTCGTGTTGACGCGCTCAACTATGTGGAGCGAAACGCGCCCTGGGTTGGGTGATAGAAGGGggaaataaatatacttttatgtACTTAAGATGTGTAATAGGTCACCCCATTAGTTAAAGTGTGTAAATGACTTTTGAGTATACGTTTAGGGGGCAATTTATGCCttttgccattttttttttcaattgttaaTGTGTAACATTATGTAATGACAGAAGAACGATGCAATCTaccaaatattatattcattaaaacaatatagTAATGATATAACACAACATAATATGatacaatatattatgaaacaatataCATAACAAT
Protein-coding regions in this window:
- the LOC125860527 gene encoding uncharacterized protein LOC125860527, with amino-acid sequence MARISLTRLCLQEEDHELEEVRCKHGFVLPLLTSWTPRNPSRRYWGCPYYGNARSCDFWLWKDDYIDPRSKFVIPKLLGRIAELEHSVESSRKVETSDKEINKPTKSTKSMESKIDMNKKESKMDNFDDDLKKMKAVEKKWKNKLAKSKKREKQLWIALLCVCILGVSLVFQRVLFLKGEGHSRKLS